TGCCCCACCTGCCATTCGGGGTTGGAGCTGCACCAGATTCGGGGTGAGGATGTTCTGGGCCGTAAAACCGAGGCGCGGATCGTCTACTTCACCCAGCTTCTGGGTTTGGCTTTGGGGATTCCGGCCCGCAAGCTGCACATCCACGACAACATCTCGGATGCGATTCCCCTCTTGAAGGCCAAGGGTCTGATTTGACCCCGAGGGTCGGGGGGGCAGAATGGCAGGCCGCAATGCCTTCGTTCTTCAACCCCACGGGACTGCGCCCAAACGATGATTGGTGATTGCTGCTTCGACCCCAGCCTCTACTACGACGACCAGTATCAGGTCTGGGTCCGGCGTGAGGGTGATGGTACGGTGACGATCGGCATGACCGATCTTTCCCAAGCCATCGCCGGGCGGATCCTTCACTGCCGCATCCGCAAGGTTGGCACCCTGCGCGAGCTGGGGCGTCCGGCCGCGACCCTTGAATCGGGTAAGTGGGCCGGTCCCGTTCCCAACCCGCTCACCGGCACCATCGTCGCCCGCAACGAGGTGGTGTTGAACGATCCTGGGCTTCTCAACCGCGACCCAGTGGGGGAGGGGTGGATCGTGCGGATGCAGCCCGAACGCCTGGAGGAGGAGATCCTGAACCTCGTGACCGGTGAGACGGCGGCGGAGGGCTACAAGGCCCGGATGGAAAGAGAGAAGATCGTCTGCTCAT
Above is a genomic segment from Proteobacteria bacterium CG1_02_64_396 containing:
- a CDS encoding glycine cleavage system protein H — protein: MIGDCCFDPSLYYDDQYQVWVRREGDGTVTIGMTDLSQAIAGRILHCRIRKVGTLRELGRPAATLESGKWAGPVPNPLTGTIVARNEVVLNDPGLLNRDPVGEGWIVRMQPERLEEEILNLVTGETAAEGYKARMEREKIVCSSTRDPNLRELRK